Genomic window (Desulfuromonas acetexigens):
ATGGTGTCGAGCAGGCGAATGCGGTCGCTGACGATCTGCATCAGGTCCTTGTCGCCGGTGACGACGGTGATCTCCAGGCCCTCGGCGGCGAACTTTTTCGCCAGGGTCGCGATGATGTCGTCCGCCTCATAGCCCGCCTTCTCGATCGCCGGCATATTGAAGGCCCGCACCACCTCCTTGATGTAGGGGATCTGCGGCACCAGATCCTCGGGCATCGCCGTGCGGTTGGCCTTGTACTCGGGATAAAGCTCCTTGCGGAAGGTCGGCCCCTTGGCGTCGAAGACTACCGCCAGATGGTCGGGCGCATGCTCGCGCACCACCTTGAGCAGCATGTTAATGAAACCAAGAACGGCGTTGGTGGCGAAGCCCTTGGAATTGGAAAGATGGCGGATGGCGAAGTAGGCGCGATAGATATAACTGGAGCCGTCGATGAGATAAAGACGTTTGGGCTGGTCGGTCATGAAAGTCTCCCGGTGGATTCAAGTGGATGGCGGCGGGCATTATTTCACAGACAGAGCCGATCGCCAAACCCTATCGACGACTCGCCCGGTTGACAAACCCCGCCGGAATGATTAGCTTGCGGCGAACACTGGAAAATTAAGGAGCGGACTTATCCATGGCAGAAGATAAAGACGAACCAGTCGAAAACGAAGAGAATCCCGAAATCCCTGACCCTTCCCCCCAGCCTTCCGAGCTGGTGCTGGCCGCCGACATTCTTCCGGCTGCCCTGCCGATCCTGCCCTTGCGGCCGCGGCCGGCCTTCCCCAGCCTGCTGATCCCCATGGCGGCCACCGGCCCCCATCAGGTCCAGGCGGTGAAGAAGGCCCTGGAGAGTCCGTCCCAGGCCTTGGGGCTGGTCATGGTGCGCGACCTGGAGCGGGAGGACACGCCGGAGAACCTGCACAAAATCGGCGTGGTCGGCAAGATCGTCAAGGTCATCCATACCGACGACGACAGCATCCATTTTCTCATCAACTGCCTGGAACGCTTCTCCATCGAAGAGCTGACCGAGACCCCCGAAGGGCTCTTCGCCCGAGCGCGCTACCACTACGGCGCTGAGCTGTCGGTCAATCCCGAGCTCAAGGCCTATTCCATGGCGATCATCGCCACCCTCAAGGAGCTGGTGCAGATCAATCCCCTCTACTCGGAGGAGATCAAGCTCTTTCTCAACCGCTCCAGCATGAACGATCCCGGGCGACTGGCCGATTTCGCCGCCAACCTGACTTCCGCCGATGGCCAGGAATTGCAGGGAATTCTCGAAACCTTCGACGTGCGCCGGCGCATCGACCGGGTGCTGGTGGCGTTGAAAAAAGAACTGGAGGTTTCGCGCCTGCAGACCAAGATCACCAAGCAGATCGAGGAGAAGGTTTCGGCCCAGCAGCGGGAGTTCTTCCTCAAGGCCCAGCTCAAGGAGATCAAGAAGGAACTGGGGCTGGAAAAGGAAGGGAAGACGACCGAGATCGAAAAGTTTCAGCAGCGGCTGGAAGGACTCAAGCTCAATGCCGAGGCGCAGAAGGCAGTGGACGACGAACTGGAAAAGCTGCAACTGATCGAGCCGTCGTCGCCGGAATACAACGTCTCGCGCAACTATCTCGAGTGGCTGACCATCCTCCCCTGGGGCAAGTTCAGCAAGGACAGCTACAAGCTCGACCGGGCGCGTAAAATGCTCGACCGCGACCACTACGGTCTCGACGACGTCAAGGAGCGCATCCTCGAATTCATCGCCGTCGGCAAGCTCAAAGGCGACATCTCCGGCTCGATCCTCTGCCTGGTCGGCCCCCCCGGTGTCGGCAAGACCTCGGTCGGCAAGAGCATCGCCGATGCCCTCGGCCGGCAGTTCTACCGCTTCTCGTTGGGCGGCATGCGCGACGAAGCGGAGATCAAGGGACACCGCCGCACCTACATCGGCGCCATGCCGGGCAAATTCATCCAAGCGATGAAGAGCGCCGGCACCGCCAACCCGGTGCTGATGCTCGACGAAATCGACAAGATCGGCGCCAGCTATCAGGGAGATCCGGCCTCGGCCCTGTTGGAGGTGCTCGACCCCGAGCAGAACGGCAGTTTCCGCGATCACTATCTGGATGTCCCCTTCGATCTTTCCAACGTCCTTTTCGTCGCTACGGCCAACCAACTCGACACCATCCCGGCGCCGCTCCTCGACCGCATGGAGCTGATCCGCCTGTCGGGGTACATCCTTGAGGAGAAGATAGAGATCGCCAAGCGCTACCTGATCCCCAAGGCCCTCAAGAACCACGGCCTGCAAAAAGGGCAGGTGAGCATCCGCAAGGAGGCGCTGGTGACCATCATCGACGGCTACGCCCGCGAGGCCGGGGTGCGCAGCCTGGAGAACCGCATCAAGAAGATCATGCGCAAGGCGGCAATGGAGTTCGCCGGCGGCCGTAGCGAGAATATTGTCATCGGCAAGAAGGAGGTCGAAACCTACCTCGGCAAACCGGTCTTTGTCGCCGACGAGGTTTTCGAGAACGTCCCCGGCGTCGTCACCGGCCTGGCCTGGACCAGCATGGGCGGCGCGACGTTGCAGATTGAGGCGACCGCCATGCCGAGCAAGGGCAAGGGCTTTAAGCAGACCGGCCAGCTTGGCAAGGTCATGGTCGAAAGCTCGGAGATCGCCTATTCCTATGTCATGGCCCATCTCAAGGAGTACGGCACCGCCGAAGACTACTTCGACACCCACTTCGTTCATCTCCACGTCCCGGCCGGCGCCACGCCCAAGGACGGCCCCTCGGCCGGGGTGACCATGACCACCGCGCTGCTCTCGATGATCACCGGCCAGCCGGTGAAAAAGCGCCTCGGCATGACCGGCGAGCTGACCCTCACCGGCCGGGTGCTGCCCATCGGCGGGGTCAAGGAAAAGACGATCGCCGCCCGCCGCGCCGGGCTTACGACCCTGATCTTCCCCGAAGGCAACCGCAAGGACTTCGAAGAACTCCCCGATTACCTGCGCGAAGGGATCGAAGTTCATTTCGCCGCCGAATACACCGACGTCTTCCGCATCGCCTTGAAATCCTGACCAATCACCAGCAACCCATCACCAATCACTGACTTTCGGAGTCCCAATGACCGTCGAAGAACTCAAAACCGCCGTCCTCGCCCTCGACCCCGAGCAGAAAAAAACCTTCATGCTCGAAACCCTCACCCCCCTCGCCGGCGACGCGGTCAAGGATCCCGCCTTTCTCATGCAGCTTTTCCCCGTCTTTCTCGGCATCCTCAAGGAAAGCGGCATGGATCTGCAGCAACTGCTCCAATTCGCCATGATGATGAACGGCGGGCCGAAAACCGGAGCCTGATTCAACCCCGGGATACGTCTTGACTTTCCCCGGTGGAAAGGCTTGAATGCGGCATGTTTTCATGCTGTTTTCACGATTAACGTCGGGGGAGAGATGAGCTTTATCATGCGATAAACACGAACCGCCCGTCCGGCCTCATTCGGATGGGCGGTTCGTTTGCTTGCCCCCATGGTAACCGCACCCCGGTTCACGGATCACTCATGACCCACCTCTACCAATTGCTCGCCGATAACGTCCGTCTCTGGCGCGAAGCCGGTTATCCCTGCGAGAAATTCCCGGCCATCGGCGAGATTCTGCAATTTCAGACCGCCGACGATTCGGGCCGGAACTTGCGTTTCCTGCGCCCGCCGCAGTTCCGGGCGCTGGAGGTCTACTGGCATCTGCGACTGGTCGAGAAGACGCCGCATATTCTTGACCTCTACAAAGCCGGCTACCGGAAAAAGGCGGATTTAATCAAAGCGCTGGGGATTCCGCAAAAAGCCTTTGAAGAAGCCGACTACGACGTCGAGCCGCTGCTTGCGCGCATCAAAACCGACGACCGGTTCGTCAAGGATTTCAAGCTTGAAGCCCTGCGCGAAACCCTGACCCTGGAATATCCCAGCTACATCCTGGCGCTGGCCATGGGCGCCGGGAAAACCATCCTGGTCGGGGCGATCATCGCCACCGAATTCGCCATGGCGCTGGAATATCCGACCACCGGCGACGATCTGAAAGATGCCTTTGTCGAAAATGCCCTGGTCTTCGCGCCGGGGAAGACCATCATCGAGTCGTTGCGGGAATTGGCTGAAATCCCCTTCGACAAAATCCTTCCGCCGCGTTTTTTCAAGGGGTTCGCCGCCTCGGTCAAGCTGACCTTCACCCCGGACGGGGCCAAGGACATTCCGGTCATCCGCAACTCGAATTTCAACATCGTCGTCACCAACACCGAAAAAATCCGGATTCAGAAGCCGACCGTGCGCGCCGGCAAGGGCTGGACCCAGTTGCAGCTTATGGAAAAGGAAAAGCAGCTTTCCGAGGATGCCAACCTGCGCTTGCAGACCATCGCCAGCCTGCCGCATCTCGCGGTTTTTTCCGACGAAGCCCACCACACCTACGGCCAGGCCATGGGCGAGGAGTTGAAAAAGGTCCGCAAAACCGTCGATTACCTGCACCACAACAGCCCCAACCTGATCTGCGTCGTCAACACCACCGGCACCCCCTATTACCAGAAACAGCCCCTCAAGGACGTCGTCACCTGGTACGGACTTTCCGAGGGGATCAGGGATCGCATTCTCAAGGACGTTTCGGGCAACATCCACGCCTACAGCTTCGACGCCGGCAACGCCGACAAATTCATCGCCGAGGTGGTCAAGGATTTTTTTACCGACTACGGCGAGGTCGCGCTCCCCAACGGCGCCCCGGCCAAGCTGGCGCTCTATTTTCCCCAGACCGACGATCTCGAAGAACTGC
Coding sequences:
- the lon gene encoding endopeptidase La, coding for MAEDKDEPVENEENPEIPDPSPQPSELVLAADILPAALPILPLRPRPAFPSLLIPMAATGPHQVQAVKKALESPSQALGLVMVRDLEREDTPENLHKIGVVGKIVKVIHTDDDSIHFLINCLERFSIEELTETPEGLFARARYHYGAELSVNPELKAYSMAIIATLKELVQINPLYSEEIKLFLNRSSMNDPGRLADFAANLTSADGQELQGILETFDVRRRIDRVLVALKKELEVSRLQTKITKQIEEKVSAQQREFFLKAQLKEIKKELGLEKEGKTTEIEKFQQRLEGLKLNAEAQKAVDDELEKLQLIEPSSPEYNVSRNYLEWLTILPWGKFSKDSYKLDRARKMLDRDHYGLDDVKERILEFIAVGKLKGDISGSILCLVGPPGVGKTSVGKSIADALGRQFYRFSLGGMRDEAEIKGHRRTYIGAMPGKFIQAMKSAGTANPVLMLDEIDKIGASYQGDPASALLEVLDPEQNGSFRDHYLDVPFDLSNVLFVATANQLDTIPAPLLDRMELIRLSGYILEEKIEIAKRYLIPKALKNHGLQKGQVSIRKEALVTIIDGYAREAGVRSLENRIKKIMRKAAMEFAGGRSENIVIGKKEVETYLGKPVFVADEVFENVPGVVTGLAWTSMGGATLQIEATAMPSKGKGFKQTGQLGKVMVESSEIAYSYVMAHLKEYGTAEDYFDTHFVHLHVPAGATPKDGPSAGVTMTTALLSMITGQPVKKRLGMTGELTLTGRVLPIGGVKEKTIAARRAGLTTLIFPEGNRKDFEELPDYLREGIEVHFAAEYTDVFRIALKS